One Ananas comosus cultivar F153 linkage group 1, ASM154086v1, whole genome shotgun sequence DNA window includes the following coding sequences:
- the LOC109718666 gene encoding pentatricopeptide repeat-containing protein At5g47360: protein MPAHFACRPDTPAFNAVLSLLADARRGPAAAALLDDMAPLGARPNLASFVAAARALCAAGDLPAALALLPRLRAHGCAPTVVLYTAMLDGLCASGDPDGAAKLLAQMEQQDEGLPSSVCAPNVVTYTCLIKCLCENNRLQEALALLDRMGKCGVLPNQVLIRTLLNGLCAGGRVDGAYDLIKNVVGAGTISSDSCYSLLVTCLIKIHSLDEAEGLLRKMIEKGIKPSGLAFNSLVRELCRKGRILDGYSWVEVVEENGSADSDVYSMLLKRLCEEGYVNEGTMLGRKIVERNIHVEADCVEHAVEVLRKVGEEELASNILELTELQVVQF, encoded by the coding sequence ATGCCCGCCCACTTCGCCTGCCGCCCCGACACCCCCGCCTTCAACGCCGTCCTCTCCCTCCTCGCCGACGCCCGCCgcggccccgccgccgccgccctcctcgACGACATGGCCCCCCTCGGCGCCCGCCCCAACCTCGCCTccttcgtcgccgccgcccgcgcCCTCTGCGCCGCCGGCGACCTCCccgccgccctcgccctcctcccccGCTTGCGCGCCCACGGCTGCGCCCCCACCGTCGTCCTCTACACCGCCATGCTCGACGGCCTCTGCGCCTCCGGCGACCCTGATGGGGCCGCGAAGCTCCTCGCCCAAATGGAGCAGCAGGACGAGGGCCTGCCCTCCTCCGTGTGCGCGCCGAACGTCGTGACCTACACCTGTTTGATCAAATGCCTCTGTGAAAACAACCGCTTACAAGAAGCACTAGCTCTGTTAGACCGAATGGGGAAGTGCGGCGTCCTCCCCAACCAAGTCCTCATCCGCACCCTCCTCAACGGCCTCTGCGCCGGGGGACGCGTCGATGGCGCGTACGACCTCATCAAGAATGTGGTTGGCGCCGGGACCATTTCCAGCGACAGCTGCTACAGCCTGCTTGTGACCTGTTTGATAAAAATCCACAGCCTCGACGAGGCCGAGGGGCTTCTGAGAAAGATGATAGAGAAGGGTATAAAGCCGAGCGGGTTGGCTTTTAATTCGCTTGTAAGAGAGCTATGCAGGAAGGGGAGGATATTGGATGGGTATAGTTGGGTAGAAGTGGTGGAGGAGAATGGATCGGCGGATTCAGATGTGTATTCTATGCTGCTGAAGAGGTTGTGTGAAGAGGGCTACGTGAATGAAGGTACGATGTTGGGAAGAAAAATTGTTGAGAGGAATATTCACGTCGAAGCTGATTGTGTTGAGCATGCTGTCGAGGTGTTGAGGAAGGTTGGAGAGGAGGAATTGGCTTCAAATATTCTGGAGTTAACAGAGCTTCAGGTGGTTCAGTTTTGA